One genomic window of Desulfovibrio psychrotolerans includes the following:
- a CDS encoding cytochrome c biogenesis protein, with protein sequence MRDNWIAPVSLAAGLSFAVCQYFIFVYAPVEQTMGIVQKIFYFHLPLAWWALISFAVVFVASIMYLRKRDWFWDNLAGAAAELGVLFSGLALATGMVWGKHSWGVWWTWDPRLTTTLIMWFVYAGYLILRSMALSRERRAVVCAVLGIAAFVDVPLVFLSARLWRSIHPAVFASKEGGLEPEMKLTVILCVLSFGLIWLAMCAVRTRQAALTDRLDTIAAHGEA encoded by the coding sequence ATGCGCGACAACTGGATAGCTCCCGTATCGCTGGCGGCGGGCCTGAGCTTTGCCGTATGCCAGTATTTCATCTTCGTCTACGCGCCTGTGGAGCAGACCATGGGCATTGTGCAGAAGATTTTCTATTTCCACCTGCCGCTGGCGTGGTGGGCACTGATCAGCTTTGCCGTGGTATTTGTGGCTTCCATCATGTACCTGCGCAAGCGCGACTGGTTCTGGGACAACCTTGCCGGAGCCGCAGCGGAATTGGGCGTGCTTTTCAGCGGCCTTGCCCTTGCCACGGGCATGGTCTGGGGCAAGCACAGCTGGGGCGTCTGGTGGACATGGGACCCGCGCCTCACCACAACCCTGATCATGTGGTTTGTCTACGCGGGATACCTTATCCTGCGATCCATGGCCCTTTCACGCGAACGCAGGGCTGTGGTCTGCGCCGTGCTGGGCATTGCAGCCTTTGTCGATGTGCCTCTGGTATTCCTTTCCGCGCGGCTGTGGCGTTCCATCCACCCCGCCGTGTTTGCCTCCAAAGAGGGCGGTCTGGAACCGGAGATGAAACTCACCGTCATCCTGTGCGTTCTTTCCTTCGGCCTGATATGGCTGGCCATGTGCGCCGTGCGCACCCGGCAGGCCGCCCTCACGGACAGGCTGGACACCATTGCGGCACACGGAGAAGCATAA
- a CDS encoding CcmD family protein yields MESSSWLLMANIAIWLGIGSYLCLLAHTQKQLDRRIRQMELLNTESQREE; encoded by the coding sequence ATGGAAAGTTCCTCATGGCTCCTCATGGCCAATATCGCCATATGGCTTGGCATAGGCAGCTATCTGTGCCTTCTGGCACACACCCAGAAACAGTTGGACAGACGCATCCGCCAAATGGAATTGCTCAACACGGAGTCGCAGCGTGAAGAATAA